A stretch of DNA from Ricinus communis isolate WT05 ecotype wild-type chromosome 4, ASM1957865v1, whole genome shotgun sequence:
aagacatttttactttcacgggacgtgtggctaagtagaaccctaaccccaaattctaacagccactttggctctcttaatccaataagactggcgccccgagagcaatgctcgaccagggaccttacctccagtctggtcacttaaatatccaaataagaaatctagtagccattcggctctcttaatccaataagactggcgccccgagagcaatgctcgaccagggaccttacctccagtctggtcacttaaatatccaaataagccggcgccccgagagcaatgctcgaccagggaccttacctccggcaatttacacaaatcagcccagagagccatgctcgaccagggcaaacccataaatatcttattacatgtccatgatcattaccggtaaGACGCTGatctgatgtaacccatcaaagtggcatgttctacaagccacatttcccaattcgcaatcatcacatataagaaatatcattatccgatgaactcaaccaacacatatcggaaataaagattaaagatttaaggtaaaacaacgtgcaatttgcgagggaaaaataataacgcttatcttattataacatactaataataatatttatattatttcaaatattaataatcaagtgaaatcatttaccttgcgatactaataatcatattaagcacaaattctaaatagcatattaaaatcggactagcaatagcgcgaaagattaaatgactttaactcacagatttgaTGCGTTCCACGGTccgctcctacgcctcgggtggagtACGGCAAgggaaggctgaattatctaataacaaaagacatacaattaatagacattcgaacatttttcctaaacttagaccctaaggtcgactgcctagaattaaattggactcGAGGATTACTGAAAATTTGGCGAACCTCCCTAAATtacggatatttaccccccgtaaaacgggtccaggactgccAAAAACATATCGGACATGCTGGAAATTAATAACAGGAGCCGGGCCACAAGAActgcattaatattttccgactccaaaacaccacaatccaaacaattcaatttgatttatttttaaactacccaacacaagcaattaatagcctcaataactttctaatattataacaaaatttttcggagtctaataaaattataccgagttgaaaattaaaatatttcagcGTCAGAAAACACCGGGGTCCGGGAAGCCCGTCCCGCCAATAGTGTCGGAATTCAAATCCGGGCGCCTACGAAGCTCAAGTTACGGAGAGTCCGGAAGGACAAGAGTTTTGGCCGGAAAGTGGCCGGGAAGGCGGCGGATCGGGGGCCGGAAAGTCAGCTCACGCGACACCTTTCAAGGCTCACGGCAAGGATTTCCGACGGAGAAGGGTTGCTTCAAGGGTTTTCGGGGTGGGAGTCCGATTCCGGCGCCAGATCGCCGAAAACAAGCCGGCAAGAGGCCGAACGGCGAAGACAACTCCCTACCTTGGTAACGTCGGCGGAAAGGAGGAAAGGGATGGAGAGCTGCTGCAGGCGGGAAGGGAGGAAGGCGGCATGGCACGTAGGCGGCGCTGGGAAGAAGACAGTCGGACGGGGAGGGAGAAGgaagggaggaaggaaaaggaggAGGGGGAGGGGAgaaaaagttttcttttttttttttttttatatatatatatatataattattattataactaagggtgttacaactattttctagaattaaaaatttattatataatcaaaaactagtttattattaaatataatttaagatattattttttagaatcataattattatctaattataaaactaatttattaattaatataatattaaaatatattatttcttaaaataaaattagtattaataatgatattatttataaattgatataatattaaaatataattaatatattatttttaaaattagaatcggtgtttaattataaatgtaatttataaatcaataaattaataaaaaattataaaattaatatataaatttagatttcatatatcaaaatatggataaatatcgaaatttttatgtgtcaaaatcatatcaaaaaaatttagctatcaaaaaaaaaatatatatatatatatatatcctaaAAAAAAAGTGGGCAATAAAGTTTGCAATTTAAATATTGGCGAGTGAGGGCAGGAGAAGTGAAGGCGCGTAATTTTTATTAGCTATTGAACTCACTTTACTTTCCTCCCGTGTTCGTGTCAATAATGCAGCAATCATTTTCCCTATTATCCTCTGCCTAAGTGAACTCaccttcctctctctctctctctctctctctctctctctctcaataGTAATCtaaaagcttttttttttttttcttaaacaaaatGTAATCTCAGCTCTCTCGGCCCGCCTTGATTCAGAACTCTTGGCTGGCTCTTCTCTTTCtatctctcttttcttcttgttattaataaaaactgaGAAATGGTTTCGaattcacaaaagaaaaacctcCACTCTGCAATATTATCAAGCAACCTCAAAAAACTCACAATCACACCACCAAATCCCAATTCCGACTTCGATTTCTCTGATGTATTTGGTCCACTTACTCCACACCCTACCCATTCACTGTCTCCGTCCACGTCAGCATCAACTTCCTCTCCTCCCTCCTCCGCCTTTATAGGAGACCCACTTGTTATCCACAACCGGTCCCACTCCTTTGTGGGTCCTTCTCCCCGCTACACTCTCTCCTCTTCCCTCCCTTTCCAAATCCAGGAAGAAGATCTTGAAAACGGTGTcgttgaagaagaagaagatgataatAACGAGGAGAAGCTGAAAAGTTCTAGCAATAAGATTGGTCCTTGTGATTTTGAAATCTTGAGAGTTGTTGGGCAAGGAGCTTTTGGTAAAGTCTTTCAGgttagaaagaaaaggaaagagagcGATTGTgaagatggtgatggtgatggGATTTTTGCAATGAAAGTCATGAGAAAAgacattataattaaaaagaatcatGTCGATTATATGAAAGCTGAAAGGGATATTCTTACTAAAGTTGTGCACCCTTTTGTTGTTCAGCTTCGTTACTCTTTTCAGGTGAAATTTGTTTTTCGTTTCCTTTTTTATGTTTACTATTGTGGGTGgtgatttttcttaaaaggaaaaaaaaactatgCATTGCTTTTTATTTGTGATAATAGAATGTTTTCTACCTTTCTTAGCTTGCTCATGACGATTGCATTAATTTTATGGGGCCATGTTATTCAATACTTCTAGCAATTTTTGGTGCAATGGTTGCTACCGTGTTAGCGTTGTGggtgattatttttattttgatgcattttcatttatatagcATTCTTACCTTGTGCAATgttcattaaattttgaatttttactGGGCCATGTTATTCGATTATAATGCAAAGATCATTACTTTTAGCAATTTATGGTACTAGGGTTTCTAGGTTTTGCTAACACAGAATGTTTATCACTTTCTAACTAACTATTGTCCTTCTTTTGGTTGTGGATAATTCTATGTGAATTTGATGAAATTACTCTTTTCAGACCAAGTCTAAGCTTTATTTGATAATGGATTTTATGAATGGAGGACATCTATTCTTTCATCTTTATCGTCAAGGACTCTTCAGGTAGCTTATGGTTGGAAAAGTTTTAGGCTTCTTCTTATCATGATGCATATGTGCTTATACTAATTTTGTTCTCGCTGTGTCCTGAACAGTGAGGATCAGGCGAGGGTTTATACCGCTGAGATAGTTTCTGCTGTTTCACATCTTCACAAGTGCGGGATTGTGCACCGGGATCTTAAACCTGAAAACATTATCTTGGATTCTGATGGGCATGTAATGACTATGCCCATGCACTCTTTTTTGTGGCAGTTTTTATTAAACTCGTTATGTTAAACATTTTTGCTTCTAGATGCTTACATAACTTCTAATTAATTTGCTCAGCTCCTAAAGTTATAATTGCCATGCAGGTTATGCTAACTGATTTTGGACTTGCGAAGGAAATTGATGAATCTAGTAGATCTAACTCAATGTGTGGGACAACAGAATACATGGCTCCTGAAATTTTACAGTCTAAAGGCCACAACAAAGATGCAGATTGGTGGAGTATAGGAATACTCTTGTATGAAATGCT
This window harbors:
- the LOC8258140 gene encoding serine/threonine-protein kinase AtPK2/AtPK19-like — translated: MVSNSQKKNLHSAILSSNLKKLTITPPNPNSDFDFSDVFGPLTPHPTHSLSPSTSASTSSPPSSAFIGDPLVIHNRSHSFVGPSPRYTLSSSLPFQIQEEDLENGVVEEEEDDNNEEKLKSSSNKIGPCDFEILRVVGQGAFGKVFQVRKKRKESDCEDGDGDGIFAMKVMRKDIIIKKNHVDYMKAERDILTKVVHPFVVQLRYSFQTKSKLYLIMDFMNGGHLFFHLYRQGLFSEDQARVYTAEIVSAVSHLHKCGIVHRDLKPENIILDSDGHVMLTDFGLAKEIDESSRSNSMCGTTEYMAPEILQSKGHNKDADWWSIGILLYEMLTGQPPFEHKDRKKLQERIIKEKIKLPSFLSSEAHSLLKGLLQKEPSRRLGSGPSGGDEVKSHKWFRSINWKKLEARELIPKFKPDVSGKYCTENFDRCWTTMPPDDSPACTPTAGEHFQGYTYIAPNPWLSSG